The Aedes albopictus strain Foshan chromosome 1, AalbF5, whole genome shotgun sequence genomic interval gatttcttcaagaaatttctccaacaactcctctagaaaacctttcatgggtttctttagaaatttctccaaaaattctttcaaaattccgtacgagaattctttcaggaaatcatccttggatttcttcagaaatgcttttagCAATTCCGTCAAggaatcaaaagttcagaatttctccttaaaattttccaaggatttctctagcatATCATCTAcagacttctttaggaattcttacaacgttttctgcagaaatttttgcagggattccttaagaaatttctgaggagatatgttcagaaattctttatgagataccttcataaatttgtccaacAATTAGCGATTTACCCTACTTCGGATTTatcctgcagaaacaataaaCATCCTGGAATTTTTTTAGAGCTTCGGAATGAGTTTctaagacacattccacgcacttctacgccaagggtgtgaaatttcaaagtgattgtttcgccccaaactttccagcatatgaaaaagggtagattcaatcttaggaaaaccaattgttttacttaaaatttgactggtaacgtatttaaatagctaggtgaagtaatagcatttaatgtaagaaaaatgaaaattttcattgataattgtcaaatatgcctgcttgcatgttaaagttcGCAAACATTACACCCATTTTTTGTTAATGTTGTATAATAATTTATATTTCATACACCGAAAGAAAACTTTTCAttaaaatgggttttgatatgttttaagcactttttgcaatagccgcaatttaatggtgtcccgttacgaaaatagcacatttgtcgtaataacgaatttattacgaactttagaaaaatgattttcgggattctcttagtactcgtggagacctttcttccaacatatgggttaccttgatcgacgcgttatcttaggcgttacagtGGGTTCGtagaaatggtgtcccgttacggaaatTTAAAAGACATttataagtggataaataagtttgatttgatcaaatatttaaccaatctgtaaccatgatgaaatgatattatagggtgtatatattttcattatccttcttggtgtaatgcccctactggaacaaagtccgcttctcagctctacgaaaactacgtaaacaaagggcaggtattctggtggatcagtataaaaagtgatattttattaagttttgtggtgACAGCATACTCCTAGGCATACTCTTTAAATGTTTTAACCTTTTTAACATGTCCTATAAATTACCACTATGATGTATGAAAAGGTTTATGGAATCCCAcaacgttcaaaacttgaagatcccgaagtgatggttggcattccttctttaTCCCATTAATCACCgcataatttacttttatgacgacaaacatattttatAGCTTATGTTCTTAATGAAAAAAAGAAATGTAAAAACCGACCTCCCTCTTGCTGTTTTGATTGTCAATCTTTTTTTCATCTTCGTTTGTTTGTACCGTTACTGGTTGTGGATAGCTAAATATCAACagaaagcccccataatcccatcccttccaaaaaaaaacattgttctctCTAATCTCGACCAAACGGCGAGTTtgacggttccccaaaactaacatagtatagaagaaaaatccccttaaaaatgtaaaatttatttcaaatgaaattggctcctttattcccaaggcgcatgggccttcaaaaaaatattaaagcaacatgcgacatatgcttgaaaagactgtgttggaagaatgtactatagatattGTAGTAGGCTAGAAATCAAAGAATTGATCATAGCAATCGGAAATTAATAAACGGTCTCTTTCGGCACTGACAGTCAAACAGTCAACAAGTGTTTTTATTCAGCTCCTACATTTGGCGTACGAGTGATTGGTGATTTCTTTTCTGAAGCTTGAAAATCAAGGACAAGGTCGGCGTTTCCTTCCCGCGGTAATCAACCACCACATTTCGGAATATGGCATCGGTAAAGTATAAATTTCAATCTTTTCAATGTGTGGTGTTATTTTATCAATCAAAAGTGCATCTGTGACCGCAAATAGTGAACTGTAAAAGTGGAATACTTTCATCCATATCGTCGACGTTGCAGGCGGAGTAGGGAATCTATTCCCTCGTGCAAAATAGCGACATGGAAACTATTTCAGCTTTCGTGTTCAGAAACAGCACTTTCGGTGTGGGAACCGTGAGTTCCAGCCCACCGGGAGAGGAACAAGTGAAGGGAATCATGAATTCCAGTTCGCTGTTCCACAGGAATTATAGGAGGTTCGAACAACCTTAGtctaattccagaaagaaacgtAGGGAACTTTCCGGTAGTTCTAGTCCGTTTCTGCATTCAAGTATAGGGGATAAAGTTATCCTAGTCTGCTTGGAGAAAAATAGAAAAACAAACAAACCGGAAAATTAGTTTCTATGGAAACACAACAGTTACTAGATTGCgttcacattttgcagaattttgaatttgaaaataAACACCCTGACATAAATGCAGCCATGGTAACCACATAACAAGATGTCTTATAGTGACCAGATATGTGTTATATTCCAGTTGAACTACAATATTTCTCCCTTTTGTGAATCTGGTGTTGGCCTCATCAGTTCTCGTTGGGAAGAATGGAGGGATCAATTTATTGCGTACCTTGACTTGAAGGGAATATCTGACGTTGAGGAGAAACACAAAGCACTGCTATGCTTTGGCGGACCTGACGTGAGAAAGATTGCTAAAGATGTAGCCGTAAGCGGGAACCTAATGGATAACGCTTATCGATCAGTATTGGAGGCACTGGACAACTACTACGCACCTCGGATGACCTTACGTTATGAACGGttcaaatttcgacaaatgactTTCAACCCTAAAGAGAAGCTGGATCAGTTTGTCGTGCGTTTGAGAGCTCAAGCTGCCGTTTGCAGTTTCGGAGATCAAAGTGAGGACATGATAATGGATCAAATAGTGTACGCGACTCAAACGGATGATAAACTACGGTCCAAATACTTAGAGGTTGACACGAGCTTGGACGAAATGTTGAAAATCGGACGCACGCATGAAACCGTTAATAAACAGGTTCAAGAATTTCGTTCCAACCCACTTGACAGCGCTGAGATCAATACGGTGGATCAGTCTGTCAAACGCACGAAACCTAAACTGACCTGTGGCAGATGTTTGGGAAACCACCTGGCTTCCGATACGATATGTCCAGCTCGAGAATCGCAATGTAACCGGTGCAACAAGAAAGGCCATTACGCACGATGTTGCAGGAGTGTGAAGAATCCGGTTCAAAACCATCAACCAACGTCGAGCAACCGGAAGCGTCAAGTACATGATCGAGACCATGGAAATCGTTGTGATCAAAAGCCGAAATTCGTACGAGAAGTTGATGACGTCACGAAGACAGCAGAAATCCGTGAGCTGTTCCATTTGGACGGAAAGCGTACGACGATCTTATCGGTCGGTGGAGTCAATCTGCGGTTCATTGATGACACCGGCGCAGATGAGGACGTGCTTAGTATTGTAGATTGGACGATGTTGAAGCGGATTGGGTTCGAGGCGTTTGCAATTAGGAAAGGAAGTTCGAAGATTTTCCAAGCTTACGGAACGAAGAATCCATTGACTGTACTAGGAGAAGTCGACGTGATGCTGAGAACAGGAAATGAGTCCTGTCGCACAACGTTGTTCGTGATTCAAGATGGTAAGCATTCGCTGCTCTCCGGACGCAGTGCAGAGACACTTGGCGTGGTTAAGTTTCTGCGGTCAGTGAGTGACGATACCTTTCCGGCTATCAAAGGTAAGAATATGTAGTTGTTTCGGGAGTTTAATTAATTACTAAATTGTAAATTGCTTATTCAGACATGTGTGCATCCATTAAAATAGATACAACTGTGCCACCTGTTAGACAAAGTTATCGTCGCATACCAATTCCTTTGGAAGAAGTTACTATATTAAAACTGAAAGAATTGGAACGTCAAGGCGTAATTGAACGAGTGTATGAGGCATCAGAATGGGTATCGCCTATGCTTGTTAAGCGGAAAAATTCGAATGACGTGCGAATTATAATTGACCTTCGCGAAGCCAACAAAGCTGTTGTAAGAGAAGTCCATCCACTTCCTACAATGGAACAAATGACGGCTAAATTGCGAGGGAGCAAAGTTTTCGGGAAACTTGATATTAAACAAGCGTTCCATAAACTTTTGTTACGAGAAGATTGCCGATATATAACAACCTTTATATCGCCACTGGGTAAGGACAATTGTTGAACATTATcgttaaattttaaaacattttaaaacaaagCATATATTGGATAGGTTTAATGCGATACAAACGATTGGTATTCGGGTTATCAGCAGCAccagaacttttccagaaatgcaTGGAAACCATATTAGCAGACTTTCCATGGATTGTGGTTTTCATAGACGACGTCTTAATACATGCTCCGGATGAAAAATTATTAAATACCAGAATGACTTTAGTGAAAAATCGTCTCGAGCAATGTGGGATTGTTTTGAATGAAAGCAAGACTATTGAAAGCGCAACAGAAATTGACTTTCTTGGATATTGTTTATCTGCAGAAGGTattacaatttctccagaaaagttGGGAGCCATTGGAAAATTTCGAACATCAAAATCTGCTGAAGAAGTGAGAAGTTTCTTGGGTTTCTTGGCTAGCCACTTTTGTGAGCCGGCATATACCCAATTTCTCAACAATAAGTAGCCCGTTGAACTCATTGACAAGGAAAGCGGTACCATTCGAATGGACAGAATTGCATCAGAAAGCATTTGAAACGCTGAAGCACGTTCTAAACAAATCAGAAACTTTGGCATTTTTCAACCCGAACTTTGAAACTTTCGTAGAGACCGATGCAAGTCCGGTAGGTCTCGGTGCAGTTCTATATCAGAAGTCAGCGGAAGGAACGATTCACATTATTTGTTATGCTTCGAAGACCCTTTCTGAAGTGGAGAGACGCTATGCTCAAACAGAGAGAGAAGCTTTAGCGTTGGTATGGGCTCCAGAGAAGTTCCATTACTACCTTTATGGAATGCCTTTCTGGATAATCACCGACCATAAGCCGTTGGTTTCGATATTTGGGGATATAATCCGACCATCAGCAAGAATCGAACGATGGAAGGTTCGGTTGATGTCTTATAACTACAAAGTCCTTTACAGACCAGGCAAAACGAACATTGCAGATACTCTTTCGAGGTTGTGTCAAGATACTGTTGCTGACAGGGAAAGCTATGATGAGGAATGTGAAAGAGTAATTCGTTTAGTTTCTACCGATGTATGTCCGATGGCAATCCCACTTTGCGAAATCGTGGAAGCCACTAAAAACGACATAGAGCTTACCGAACTGATTCGTTGGATCCCGTACCCCCCTCGACGGTGGCCGAAAACGCTGGCAAGATATAAACAAATAGCAAATGAACTTTCAACTGATGGAgacattattttgaaaaatactaaaattattATTCCAAGGAAGTTATATGACAGGGTGCTTAAACTAGGACATGAGCCCCATTTGGGAAGTACATCTATGAAAAAACGATTACGTGAAAAGGTTTGGTGGGTACGAATGGATCTGATGATAGAAGAATACGTGAACTCGTGCAATGGGTGTCTGTTGGTTTCCGAACCAGCTACTGAACCAATGGTGAGGCCTCCGTTACCCGATAAACCGTGGAAAAAGTTGGCACTAGATTTCACAGAAGTTACTAAAGGAATTCACCTGTTAGTAGTCGTAGACTACTATTCAAGATATCCTGAAATTGAGATCATCACGTCTATGACTGCCAAGACTACGATTTTTAAACTTCGTACAATCTTTGCGCGGTTTGGGTATCCGAGCGAAATTGTATGTGATAACGGTCCACCATTCACTTCAAACGAGTTTACGAATTTCTGCAGCACATTTGGTATAACCCTTAAACACTCTGTTCCGTACGCTCCATTCCAAAATGGACTAGTAGAAAGGCATAATAGGACCCTTTTGAAAACGGTGAAAATCAGCGTAGCAATGGGAAGAGATTGGAAAAACGATTTATATGACTTCCTCCTGGCTTATCGGAATACCCCACATGCGGTGACTAATATTTCCCCAGCGAAGCTCATGTTTGGCAGAAACCTGAAGGACAAACTACCCAAAGTAATTGAAGATGACACAGGGTAACGAAGACACCAAAGACGTGGAAGAAAGGAAGAAGGAAAAAGGAAGGGTGTATGGCGATCAGAAGCGGAATGCGAAATTCTCAGCAGTTGATGTCGGTGATCACGTGTTGGTTAAAAATGTGATCAAACAAAATAAGCTAACACCAGTCTTTAATCCTCAACCTCATGTCGTGGTGAAGAAAGCTGGAACCCGTCTCACTCTAAGGAATCTCGATACCGGAGTTGAATTCGACAGACACGTTAACCATGTAAAGACCATTATCTCTTACAGTCCATTCCACAGCCTGGCATCTACAGACAGATGAGCAGCATGGCAGATCCTACTACAACTGGCCAAACATCTACACAACCGGAGAATATCGAGGAACCTGCCGGTTTGGTCTTCACCGAAGGAAATGAGAGGTCAAATGCAGGTCCGATGAGAAACCGATTTATCCGTTCGCATCGAAAACCAGATTATCTTAAAGACTACGTCATTTAATTATAAATCGATTAATTAAAATAAGGTTTTTCTATTATACATTAAGGGAAGGATATAGTAGGCTAGAAATCAAAGAATTGATCATAGCAATCGGAAATTAATAAACGGTCTCTTTCGGCACTGACAGTCAAACAGTCAACAAGTGTTTTTATTCAGCTCCTACAGATATCATTGAATCTTCTTCtgatcattataatgtagaatgtggaaaaacaGCGAAGATAGATACGTCACACAACCATAGTTTTAgagatacaattaaacttcacgtacccgacccccgatacctcattttcaaaatgctggcatttggtcaattttcattcgatttttttttaagtcgccctcgatcgatcataaattggtgctcatTTATTACACTCGAATGGCCATACAGtatctggaaccattccggagatattccggattgtactggggtcagggagtagGCAAGGGGTCTGTTTTGTCAAATGGCTAaaggtgattatttcgtgtgtgttgtgtTTTAGAGGCTCCCGCGGAAACTGCTCCAGGTgatacggagcggccatatcagttgatacatacttaagtcaattttttctatcccattctttcgaaatcatgaagattgatacgtcactcggcgtgttttggttgcaaaccagaaatgttcccgatgacacccctgtggaacctgtgctatatgttccggggtggccatattagttgatacatacttcagtctatcgtttctgactcagtcattcaaaatcatgaagattgatatgtcagacggcatgtttaggttgaaaaccagaagtgtccccaatgaggctccgcggaacctgtcacggggatccggatgggtcagcaaatctggttatagcagttgtattacactgttcgcaacaaaaatttgctgaaaatcgatggctcaaacacaacaacacacgaaataatcacttttagccattcccagcacaatccggaatatctccggaatggtttcggatattgcatggccatttGAATATAATAAACTAGGACCAATTTACGATCAATtaagggtgacttcaaaaaaaaatcggataaaaattgaCGAAGTGCCAGCGTTTTTAAAATGAGTTGTCAggggtcggatacgtgaaggataaataaacctcgaaacaggttccccagaacccattccgatggccaccatagggccagagcgggtttgaaAGCCTATTTGTGTCCTACCGGAGTCCGGTAACCGGAaagctaccatctgtctgaaaaacattgccgaatacACCAACACTACATCTAGCATAgcaactagatgtctttagtcGTATCGgaacaccatttgcaaaacactgttttcacgtgagcgtaacgctgcgctcccaaaactaaatcaataaTATTTcctaaactatacatttctcagtaaaactcacttcggcaatcttgttcacatcaatccaaagaagaaatgtctagaagactctattattcaaaacctcataacagagctgatatatgcatttcagtttgaaaattttaaaaagaggatttctgcgatggtgtcccgttacgaaatgtaacatgttatataaagtaaattcgAACCAAAACCCCGTAGAACAAGTATTGCGTCAGGatgtacatctaataagcttgttataaaacctgttaaaccatatggtcatgaacattttatttgattgcagacgtcatttgttcacgaaagttagttcctcgcggtgtcccgttacgctggaatgtgtcctaatgtttttcgaaagaatcattgaaagaatacctggaagaacaggAGAACCCTCTGCAGATATTCTTAGATGGATTATAATTTCTTTGATAAATCCCAAGGAATAGTATTAATTACTGTCGGAATAGCTGagagaatatttggagaaacttctaaagcatAACTGCAccggaaaaaatatgaaagaatgcctgaaataAGGTTTGAAtgaaccagagcgttcatgattaacaaaaattttaatcatgattaatcattgatgattaaaatttcaattttggtgattattgattatgattaatgattaatttgatttttaggatgattaaagattatgattaatgattaaattggatTTAtctttgattattgattatgattaatgattaaaaatggctcattgattaaaaatcatgattaatcatgattaatcaatcacaaaaaactggaaatgattaaaatatatttatagttaaacatgtttttgaaatttctaaagtaaaaggtaactctgtccggaagatttttgaaaaaagaatcataaattatattatttagaacagcatttgaaccaatttaaatttgaTAATATATTttgtatgatgaatcatttttggtgatgaatgattaatgattgattaatatttttttcttatgattatgattactgattaatgataagattgcaaaaacagtgtgattaagattaatgattaatgattaaatgagatttttttgtgattatgattaatgattttgattaatcttaatcattaatcattaatcatgattaaatttatgattaatcattaacgctctggaatGAACCCTAAGCAATTTTTtaggaacttctcgagaaatctctggagaaacttaaaaaaaaaaagagaacttTCTAGTtaaaatcctgaataaatgccaGCGGAAATCTCTGAATATATGGAATTTGActtgaggaaactctggagaaatttcaacaataatttctgaaagagtttcagggaaaaaatctgcattttttaaggattccccTAGAGGCATTTTTGAATACATCTCTGAAATAATCTACGAATCTCTTTCAATTTTTTTGCCCCTTCAGAaaccttgatggaatttcttgaattttaagaaatttctagaagaatcctgatgggtatattctttcagaaaactttgaagaaacacaTGCATAAACTTCCGTTCCAATTTCCACAATAAtcgccgaagaaattctaggaggaatttctaatcgaACATTGCTTGAATCATTCtagaaaatcctgtaaaaatcagCTTTCAataaaaattccggaaaaaaattgataaatcttgaaagaatccctaaagaaatttctggtactGTACCAGGAGAtaatcttgaagaaaattctgtagCAGTACAGGAGGAATAAATTGTAatataatttttggaggaatctttagaagagttTTTGCTAAACTCATAGAAAGAATACTTATTCCGCaataatcacagaaaaaaatcgcgaaaatttcagtcatttaagTCATTTCTTTGTGGGCGTCCCAGTATAGAGGACGCTGGGATTTAGAAATCTTGAATAACCAGATCTGTTTACCATGACCATTTACCATTTACCGTGACAGAACTGCCCGGCATCTGTCTTTTCAATATGGATGTGCAACGTAAAATGATATTTGTTGTTCATGTCCAGCCAGTACCTATTCAGTTTTGACAATACGTACAAGAACTGATGATTTGTAAGCCAAACCCATTCGGTCTAATGCCTTAATTGGCCTTATGACCTGTTGGACTCATCTACTCAACTGAATCACTCGATGCCATAACAACCAGTTCGATGTGTTCATAAGGCCTTATGATCTTACCGGTGTAATAAGTTTTTCAATCTAATGGCCTATTTGACTTTATGACGGTTGCGACCTTATGATTACCCTAGTCACCTATTCCATGTAATGATGTATTCAACCTAGCGACCTATTCGATCTAATGACCAATTGTACCTTATGGCGTATTCGGCTTAATGACCTTTTCGGACTATTCCACCTAATGATTTATTCGGCCAAAACTCGTATTcgacctaatgacctattcggtctaatgacctattcggcctgatgacctatTCGGCCCAATTACTTATTCGACCCAACCTACGTCGGCCTAATGACTGGGTACCTATTCGACCGAATAACCTATTCCGCTTAATGACTTATTCGATCTAGTGACTtattcggcccaatgacctatTCGCCCTAATGATCTATTTGGCATATTCTGCCTAATGATCTAATGACTTATCCGGCCTAATGACATATTCAAACTATTAAACTCTTCGAACCATTCCACCTTTTCGGCTCAATGACCCATTTGGCCTATCcgtcctaatgacctattcggcctattaATCTAGGCCTTATGACCCATTCAGCCTAATGACTTTTTCGTCTCAATGACCACCTCGACTGAATCACCTCTATGTCATAACAACCAATTCGACCTTTTCACCTATTCGGCCTTATGACCTATTTTGCCTAATGACTAACTCGGCTTATTGACCTTTCCGGCCTAATTACATCTTCGGCCTGATGACCTATTTGGTCAAATAAACACTTTGATATAACAATAACGACCTTTTTCCGATCAAACGATGTATATCGGCCTGGCCACCTTTCCGATCCAATATAAGGCCCAATGACCTTTCTGACATAATAAAGTTTTCGGCCTAACGATCTAATGAGGGGAACCAAAAAGGGGATTTTTTACCTACACTGGAATCTATTTTTatacacatggctgggggtgcataaataagAAAAA includes:
- the LOC134288255 gene encoding uncharacterized protein K02A2.6-like, with product MASLNYNISPFCESGVGLISSRWEEWRDQFIAYLDLKGISDVEEKHKALLCFGGPDVRKIAKDVAVSGNLMDNAYRSVLEALDNYYAPRMTLRYERFKFRQMTFNPKEKLDQFVVRLRAQAAVCSFGDQSEDMIMDQIVYATQTDDKLRSKYLEVDTSLDEMLKIGRTHETVNKQVQEFRSNPLDSAEINTVDQSVKRTKPKLTCGRCLGNHLASDTICPARESQCNRCNKKGHYARCCRSVKNPVQNHQPTSSNRKRQVHDRDHGNRCDQKPKFVREVDDVTKTAEIRELFHLDGKRTTILSVGGVNLRFIDDTGADEDVLSIVDWTMLKRIGFEAFAIRKGSSKIFQAYGTKNPLTVLGEVDVMLRTGNESCRTTLFVIQDGKHSLLSGRSAETLGVVKFLRSVSDDTFPAIKDMCASIKIDTTVPPVRQSYRRIPIPLEEVTILKLKELERQGVIERVYEASEWVSPMLVKRKNSNDVRIIIDLREANKAVVREVHPLPTMEQMTAKLRGSKVFGKLDIKQAFHKLLLREDCRYITTFISPLGLMRYKRLVFGLSAAPELFQKCMETILADFPWIVVFIDDVLIHAPDEKLLNTRMTLVKNRLEQSVLTTATVSCRQLRTSQPPMGKHSRYRRPCTPQSPARIPTTVHVTVISLEHFLGRRTTANADLEELLCRRRLLADDDTPRVPPI